A portion of the Maylandia zebra isolate NMK-2024a linkage group LG9, Mzebra_GT3a, whole genome shotgun sequence genome contains these proteins:
- the socs6a gene encoding suppressor of cytokine signaling 6, which yields MKKISLKTIRKSLSIKGKEEGDFVMLQQPSVTAEFSKDESLFGGCYTKELSACDIASEDEKGGQNKGRSKSETLMGSLKRRLSTKQKAKVKGGASTIGSVDDEDTFSSNSVPISFNEVKAQRPLRSASLRSHHYSPSPWPLRSVNSDDACIKMEVKVKAMVHSPNPSPNLNGVRKEFHDFQMEGLLQDQAESLKNLQQPQNGELHLNIDENDVPVVLGLTPQDYIQYTMPLDEGMYPEGSHSFCLEGSSPMEVVTEADNGSLHTEQGQEDHELVNGMPPDIFMETSVNSILIGSAGMMLQNSRVEMPPPLSPLLPPMTSNGHIPRTFSGFSSADSQVAERVRHHLNFDPNSAPGVSRVYDSVQSSGPMVVTSLTEELKKLARQGWYWGPITRWEAEEKLVNLADGSFLVRDSSDDRYLLSLSFRSQSKTLHTRIEHSNGRFSFYEQPDVEGHTSIVDLIEHSIKDSENGAFCYSRSRLPGSATYPVRLTNPVSRFMQVRSLQYLCRFVIRQYTRIDLIQKLPLPNKMKDYLQEKHY from the coding sequence ATGAAGAAGATAAGCCTTAAGACCATCCGCAAGTCACTCAGCATAAAGGGCAAAGAGGAGGGTGACTTTGTCATGCTCCAGCAGCCCTCGGTGACTGCAGAGTTTTCTAAGGATGAGTCACTTTTTGGGGGCTGCTACACCAAAGAGCTTTCTGCCTGTGATATTGCTAGCGAAGATGAAAAAGGGGGACAGAACAAGGGCCGCTCAAAGAGTGAGACTCTGATGGGATCGCTAAAGAGAAGGCTGTCTACCAAACAGAAGGCGAAAGTGAAAGGCGGCGCCTCGACCATAGGCTCAGTGGACGATGAAGACACCTTCTCATCTAATTCTGTCCCGATCAGCTTCAATGAGGTAAAAGCTCAGAGACCCCTTAGATCTGCATCCCTCCGGAGTCACCATTATAGCCCTTCTCCGTGGCCTCTGCGGTCTGTCAACTCTGATGATGCGTGCATCAAAATGGAGGTAAAAGTTAAAGCCATGGTTCACTCTCCTAACCCAAGTCCCAACTTAAACGGTGTCCGGAAAGAATTTCATGATTTCCAGATGGAAGGGCTCCTTCAGGACCAAGCAGAGTCCTTAAAGAATCTCCAGCAACCGCAAAATGGTGAGCTGCATCTAAATATtgatgaaaatgatgtgcctgTGGTGCTGGGGTTGACGCCCCAGGACTACATCCAGTACACAATGCCTTTAGATGAGGGAATGTATCCCGAAGGGTCTCACTCTTTCTGCCTGGAAGGTTCCTCTCCTATGGAGGTGGTGACAGAGGCAGACAATGGGTCCCTCCACACAGAGCAGGGACAGGAGGACCATGAACTGGTGAATGGGATGCCTCCAGATATATTCATGGAGACCTCAGTCAATAGTATTCTTATTGGTTCTGCTGGCATGATGCTCCAAAACTCAAGAGTGGAGATGCCACCTCCCCTTTCTCCACTCCTGCCACCCATGACTAGTAATGGACATATTCCAAGGACATTTTCGGGCTTTAGCTCTGCAGACAGCCAGGTAGCTGAGAGGGTAAGACACCACCTCAACTTTGACCCAAATTCGGCTCCTGGGGTTAGTCGGGTATACGACTCAGTCCAGAGCAGCGGGCCCATGGTTGTGACCAGCCTGacggaggagctgaagaagcttgCTAGGCAGGGCTGGTACTGGGGTCCCATCACACGCTGGGAGGCAGAGGAAAAGCTGGTCAACCTGGCCGATGGATCATTTCTGGTCAGAGACAGCTCTGATGACAGATACCTGCTCAGCTTGAGCTTCAGATCGCAGAGCAAAACCCTCCACACCCGCATCGAACACTCCAACGGACGCTTCAGCTTCTACGAGCAGCCCGACGTGGAGGGACACACATCAATTGTTGACTTAATCGAACACTCTATCAAAGACTCAGAGAATGGGGCTTTTTGTTATTCCAGATCTCGCTTACCAGGATCTGCAACCTACCCCGTCAGACTAACCAACCCAGTATCTCGGTTTATGCAAGTGCGCTCCCTGCAGTACCTTTGCCGCTTTGTCATTAGGCAATACACAAGAATAGACCTTATCCAAAAACTGCCCTTACCTAACAAGATGAAAGATTATCTGCAGGAGAAGCACTACTGA